A single window of Streptomyces aquilus DNA harbors:
- a CDS encoding thiamine pyrophosphate-dependent enzyme, protein MNAAQQVKFYQVGSLAAGNRLLDPELRSDQADPARSNALTCGHRACQGCGEALGARYVLDAAQRASGGKVIAVNATGCLEVFSTPYPQTSWQLPWLHSLFGNAPAVASGVAAALRAKGRTDIRVVGQGGDGGTVDIGLGCLSGMFERNDDVLYVCYDNEAYMNTGVQRSGATPPTARTATTQAVGEEPGAPFGQGKSLPLIAMAHEIPYVATATVAGLRDLEAKVHRAMGLRGARYLHVLVPCPLGWGTASCDTVRIARLAEQSGLFPVFEAAGGEVTEVTKIRRRVPVEEYLRPQKRYAHLFTPEVRTDVIARLQRAADRNIARFDLAEEVVS, encoded by the coding sequence ATGAACGCCGCTCAGCAGGTGAAGTTCTACCAGGTGGGCAGTCTCGCCGCCGGAAACCGGCTGCTGGACCCGGAGTTGCGGTCCGACCAGGCCGACCCGGCCCGTTCCAACGCGCTCACCTGCGGCCACCGCGCCTGCCAGGGCTGCGGCGAGGCGCTGGGCGCCCGGTACGTCCTGGACGCGGCACAGCGGGCGAGCGGCGGCAAAGTGATCGCCGTCAACGCGACCGGCTGCCTGGAGGTGTTCTCGACGCCCTACCCGCAGACGTCCTGGCAACTGCCCTGGCTGCATTCCCTGTTCGGCAACGCCCCGGCCGTCGCCTCGGGTGTCGCGGCGGCGCTGCGCGCCAAGGGCCGCACGGACATCCGCGTGGTCGGGCAGGGCGGGGACGGCGGCACGGTCGACATCGGCCTGGGCTGTCTGTCCGGCATGTTCGAGCGCAACGACGATGTCCTGTACGTGTGTTACGACAACGAGGCGTACATGAACACCGGCGTGCAGCGCTCCGGGGCCACTCCCCCGACCGCGCGCACGGCGACCACCCAGGCGGTCGGCGAGGAGCCCGGCGCCCCCTTCGGCCAGGGCAAGAGCCTGCCGTTGATCGCGATGGCGCACGAGATCCCGTACGTCGCCACCGCCACCGTCGCGGGACTGCGCGACCTGGAGGCCAAGGTGCACCGGGCGATGGGCCTGCGCGGCGCCCGCTATCTGCACGTCCTGGTGCCCTGCCCGCTCGGCTGGGGCACGGCGTCCTGCGACACGGTCCGCATCGCGCGGCTGGCCGAACAGAGCGGTCTCTTCCCGGTCTTCGAGGCCGCCGGCGGTGAGGTCACCGAGGTGACGAAGATCCGGCGACGCGTCCCGGTCGAGGAGTACCTGCGCCCGCAGAAGCGGTACGCGCATCTGTTCACCCCGGAGGTTCGCACGGACGTCATCGCCCGCCTCCAGCGGGCGGCCGACCGCAATATCGCGCGCTTCGACCTGGCCGAGGAGGTCGTGTCGTGA
- a CDS encoding NAD(P)-binding protein yields the protein MKEKPFAITLDVGSSLANRTGAWRSERPEYVHRLPPCNGACPAGENIQQWLFHAESGDYESAWRELMRDNPLPAVMGRICYHPCETACNRVQVDDAVGINAVERFLGDEAIRHGWTVEAPPVTSGKRILVVGSGPAGLSAAYHLRLLGHEVTIREAQDRPGGMMRYGIPRYRLPREVLDAEIDRVLALGVTLELGTRVEDVLAAQRDGGFDAVFLAVGAGIGRRAYIPAGDTARVLDAVTLLGGVEGEGPPLLGRRVAVYGGGNTAMDAARTARRLGATDAVVVYRRTRDRMPAHDEEVTEALEEGVRMKWLSTIKHADGGRITIERMALDETGFPQPTGEFEELDADTVVLALGQDSDLSLVEGVPELAVDHGTVQVADGLMTGRPGIFAGGDMVPAERTATVAVGHGKKAARHIDAYLRGTSYQPDPKHAPAAFDRLNTWYYADAPASVRPRLELARRVSTFDEVVQGLDESTALFEARRCMSCGNCFECDNCYGVCPDNAITKLGPGKGFAIDLDYCKGCGLCVTECPSGSMEMVPEE from the coding sequence GTGAAGGAGAAACCGTTCGCGATCACCCTGGACGTGGGCTCCAGTCTGGCCAACCGGACCGGCGCCTGGCGCTCCGAACGCCCCGAGTACGTCCACCGGTTGCCGCCGTGCAACGGGGCCTGCCCGGCCGGCGAGAACATCCAGCAGTGGCTGTTCCACGCGGAGAGCGGCGACTACGAGTCCGCGTGGCGGGAGTTGATGCGGGACAACCCGCTGCCCGCCGTGATGGGCCGGATCTGTTACCACCCCTGCGAGACGGCCTGCAACCGCGTCCAGGTCGACGACGCGGTCGGCATCAACGCCGTCGAACGCTTCCTGGGCGACGAGGCGATCCGGCACGGCTGGACGGTCGAGGCCCCGCCGGTCACCTCCGGCAAGCGCATCCTGGTCGTCGGCTCCGGTCCCGCCGGCCTGTCCGCCGCGTACCATCTGCGGCTGCTGGGCCACGAGGTGACGATCCGTGAGGCCCAGGACCGGCCCGGCGGCATGATGCGCTACGGCATCCCGCGCTACCGGCTGCCGCGCGAGGTGCTGGACGCGGAGATCGACCGCGTCCTGGCGCTCGGCGTCACCCTGGAGCTCGGTACCCGCGTGGAGGACGTCCTCGCGGCGCAGCGGGACGGCGGCTTCGACGCCGTGTTCCTGGCCGTGGGCGCCGGCATCGGCCGTCGCGCCTACATCCCGGCGGGCGACACCGCCCGCGTCCTCGACGCCGTGACGCTGCTGGGCGGCGTGGAGGGCGAAGGCCCGCCGCTGCTGGGCCGCAGGGTCGCCGTCTACGGCGGCGGCAACACGGCGATGGACGCGGCACGTACCGCCCGCAGGCTCGGCGCCACCGACGCCGTGGTGGTCTACCGGCGCACCCGTGACCGGATGCCGGCTCACGACGAGGAGGTGACGGAGGCCCTGGAGGAGGGCGTGCGGATGAAATGGCTGTCGACCATCAAGCACGCCGACGGCGGACGGATCACCATCGAGCGGATGGCGCTCGACGAGACCGGATTCCCGCAGCCCACCGGCGAGTTCGAGGAACTGGACGCCGACACGGTGGTGCTCGCCCTCGGCCAGGACTCCGACCTGTCCCTGGTGGAGGGCGTCCCGGAGCTCGCCGTGGACCACGGCACGGTCCAGGTCGCCGACGGGCTGATGACGGGCCGTCCGGGCATCTTCGCCGGAGGCGACATGGTGCCCGCCGAGCGCACCGCGACCGTGGCCGTGGGGCACGGCAAGAAGGCTGCACGGCACATCGACGCCTATCTGCGGGGCACCTCGTACCAGCCGGACCCGAAACACGCGCCGGCCGCCTTCGACCGGCTCAACACCTGGTACTACGCCGACGCCCCCGCCTCGGTGCGCCCGCGCCTCGAACTCGCCCGCCGCGTCTCCACGTTCGACGAGGTGGTGCAGGGGCTCGACGAGTCCACGGCGCTGTTCGAGGCGCGCCGCTGCATGTCGTGCGGGAACTGCTTCGAGTGCGACAACTGCTACGGCGTCTGCCCGGACAACGCGATCACGAAGCTGGGCCCGGGGAAGGGGTTCGCGATCGACCTGGACTACTGCAAGGGGTGCGGGCTGTGCGTGACCGAGTGCCCCTCCGGGTCCATGGAGATGGTTCCGGAGGAGTAG
- a CDS encoding GAF domain-containing sensor histidine kinase — protein MGSHERAGEARVRLPQLKLDELLEELQARLDAARGTRDRVHSLLEAVLSVGRELDLEQALHSIVEAAAVLVDARYAALGVIGSDGKRLSAFHTVGVDEEQIARIGPYPEGHGILGELITHPEPLRLVKISGHPASYGFPAHHPPMNTFLGVPIRVRDQVFGNLYLTEKRGGVQFDEEDESVLSTLAVAAGVAIDNARLYEESRLRERWLRATADITQSLMSGSERGTALALIAESAREITGAALAVIAMPLEGTDSLRVELAVGTGAEAHRGLVLPVDDSLIGQAFADGAPVTSPDVSRDQRVPNAEPRFAGLGAAVAVPIGAGEGLRGVLLLVREAGRTVFSEKETEPLHGFAAQAAIALELAERRQDAEQIALLKDRDRIARDLHDLAIQRLFATGMTLQSAGRFIDHREASERVVRAVDDLDETIKIIRSTIFGLRARDGASGTGLRARVVRAAGEAATVLGFAPSVRMVGLVDTDVPREIADQVAAVLTEALTNVARHAKADRAEVSLETDGRMVRLTVTDNGVGVPPGGRRSGLGNMAERARQLGGAFEIRTPEGGGTRLEWRVPVPRDED, from the coding sequence GTGGGAAGCCATGAGCGGGCCGGGGAGGCCCGCGTCCGGCTGCCGCAGCTCAAGCTCGACGAGTTGCTGGAAGAGCTGCAGGCCCGGCTGGACGCGGCCCGAGGCACGCGCGACCGGGTGCACAGCCTCCTGGAGGCGGTGCTCTCGGTCGGCCGGGAACTCGACCTCGAACAGGCCCTGCACAGCATCGTGGAGGCCGCGGCGGTGCTGGTGGACGCGCGGTACGCGGCGCTGGGCGTGATCGGCTCCGACGGCAAGCGCTTGTCGGCCTTCCACACGGTCGGTGTGGACGAGGAGCAGATCGCCCGGATCGGGCCGTATCCGGAGGGCCACGGCATCCTCGGTGAGCTCATCACCCATCCGGAGCCGCTGCGGCTGGTGAAGATCTCCGGGCATCCCGCGTCCTACGGGTTCCCGGCCCACCATCCGCCGATGAACACCTTCCTCGGCGTCCCGATCCGGGTGCGTGACCAGGTGTTCGGCAATCTGTACCTGACGGAGAAGCGGGGCGGGGTGCAGTTCGACGAGGAGGACGAGTCGGTCCTGTCGACGCTCGCCGTCGCCGCGGGCGTAGCCATCGACAACGCCCGGCTCTACGAGGAGTCCCGGCTCAGGGAGCGCTGGCTGCGGGCCACCGCGGACATCACCCAGAGCCTGATGTCCGGCAGCGAACGCGGCACGGCCCTCGCCCTGATCGCCGAGAGCGCCCGGGAGATCACCGGCGCGGCCCTCGCCGTGATCGCCATGCCCCTGGAGGGCACCGACTCACTGCGGGTGGAGCTGGCCGTCGGGACGGGCGCCGAGGCGCATCGCGGGCTCGTCCTCCCCGTGGACGACAGCCTGATCGGGCAGGCTTTCGCCGATGGCGCCCCGGTGACCAGCCCGGACGTCTCCCGCGATCAGCGGGTGCCGAACGCCGAGCCGCGCTTCGCCGGTCTCGGCGCGGCCGTGGCCGTGCCCATCGGCGCGGGGGAGGGCCTGCGGGGTGTGCTGCTGCTGGTGCGGGAGGCGGGCCGTACGGTGTTCTCCGAGAAGGAGACCGAACCTCTGCACGGATTCGCCGCACAGGCCGCGATCGCGCTGGAGCTGGCCGAGCGCCGCCAGGACGCCGAGCAGATCGCCCTGCTGAAGGACCGCGACCGGATCGCCCGCGACCTGCACGACCTGGCCATCCAGCGGCTCTTCGCCACCGGTATGACCCTGCAGAGCGCGGGCCGCTTCATCGACCACCGGGAGGCCTCCGAGCGGGTGGTCCGGGCCGTCGACGACCTCGACGAGACCATCAAGATCATCCGGTCGACCATCTTCGGTCTGCGGGCCCGCGACGGCGCCTCTGGCACCGGCCTGCGTGCCCGTGTCGTCCGGGCGGCGGGCGAGGCCGCCACCGTGCTGGGTTTCGCGCCCAGCGTCCGCATGGTCGGCCTCGTCGACACCGACGTCCCGCGCGAGATCGCCGACCAGGTCGCTGCCGTCCTGACCGAGGCACTGACCAACGTCGCCCGGCACGCCAAGGCCGACCGTGCCGAGGTGTCCCTGGAGACCGACGGGCGCATGGTGCGGCTGACGGTCACGGACAACGGGGTGGGTGTCCCGCCCGGCGGGCGGCGCAGCGGCCTCGGGAACATGGCCGAGCGGGCCCGCCAGTTGGGCGGCGCGTTCGAGATCCGCACGCCGGAGGGTGGGGGAACCAGGCTGGAATGGCGGGTGCCGGTGCCCCGCGACGAGGACTAG
- the gap gene encoding type I glyceraldehyde-3-phosphate dehydrogenase, whose protein sequence is MSVRVGINGFGRIGRNYLRLVLERAERAAGTPVEVVAVNDITSPAALAHLLAYDSTYGRIGRTVEHDEHSLTVDGRRIVVTAERDPAALAWGDLGVDIVIESTGRFRTREDAGLHLKSGARKVLLSVPGKGVDATVVMGVNEGTYDPESDHVVSNASCTTNCVAPMVKVLDESFGIDKGLMTTIHGYTNDQVVLDGPHKDPRRGRSAAVNIIPTSTGAARAVGLVLPELAGTLDGIAVRVPVEDGSLTDLTVVLERPVTADEVNAAFREAADGALKGVLRVSDAPIVSRDIVGDPASCVLDAPLTQAHGELVKVFGWYDNEWGYTNRLLDLTEYVAARLPRD, encoded by the coding sequence ATGAGCGTGCGCGTGGGCATCAACGGATTCGGCCGTATCGGCCGCAACTACCTGCGCCTCGTGCTGGAGCGCGCGGAGCGGGCGGCCGGCACGCCCGTGGAGGTCGTGGCGGTCAACGACATCACCTCCCCGGCGGCACTGGCGCACCTGCTGGCGTACGACTCGACGTACGGCCGTATCGGCCGCACCGTCGAACACGACGAGCACTCCCTCACGGTGGACGGCCGGCGGATCGTGGTGACCGCCGAGCGGGACCCGGCCGCGCTGGCCTGGGGCGACCTGGGCGTCGACATCGTCATCGAGTCCACCGGACGCTTCCGCACCCGCGAGGACGCCGGCCTGCACCTGAAGTCGGGCGCCCGCAAGGTGCTGCTCTCCGTACCGGGCAAGGGCGTCGACGCCACCGTCGTGATGGGGGTCAACGAGGGTACCTACGACCCGGAGAGCGACCACGTCGTCTCCAACGCCTCCTGCACCACCAACTGCGTGGCCCCCATGGTGAAGGTGCTGGACGAGTCCTTCGGTATCGACAAGGGACTCATGACGACCATCCACGGCTACACCAACGACCAGGTCGTCCTCGACGGACCGCACAAGGACCCGCGCCGCGGCCGCAGCGCCGCCGTCAACATCATCCCGACCAGCACCGGGGCCGCCCGCGCCGTCGGCCTGGTGCTGCCGGAACTGGCGGGCACCCTGGACGGCATCGCCGTGCGCGTGCCGGTGGAGGACGGCTCGCTGACCGACCTGACCGTGGTGCTGGAGCGGCCGGTGACCGCGGACGAGGTCAACGCGGCGTTCCGGGAGGCGGCCGACGGGGCCCTGAAGGGCGTGCTGCGGGTCTCCGACGCGCCGATCGTCTCCCGGGACATCGTGGGCGACCCCGCCTCCTGCGTCCTGGACGCGCCGCTCACCCAGGCACACGGCGAGCTGGTCAAGGTGTTCGGCTGGTACGACAACGAGTGGGGGTACACCAACCGCCTCCTGGACCTGACCGAGTACGTCGCCGCACGCCTGCCCCGCGACTGA
- a CDS encoding universal stress protein yields the protein MTPQQVVVGTDGSLIAVRALDWASDEAVRRGAELRIVYAVPDRDEAGPVLASAVARIRERHPGLTVTSRAVAGSPVRALAQESEGAALTVVGTRDHNGLSGLMAGSVSMRLAARVRGPLLVVRGDHPCDGEREVLLGLADDSDAEAAAYAFDEAERRAVRLRVVHARIHRHITPELPSPIPATSPGQRRREREDRAEEAVPRFSLARLEEQHPGVGVEARTVRTGPAHALLAATGDSAVVVIGVHRRAGHLGPRLGPVAHTLLHRSHCPVVLVPTT from the coding sequence ATGACCCCCCAGCAAGTAGTCGTGGGAACGGACGGATCATTGATCGCCGTACGGGCGCTGGACTGGGCCTCGGACGAAGCGGTGCGGCGCGGTGCCGAGCTGCGGATCGTCTACGCCGTGCCCGACCGCGACGAGGCCGGACCGGTCCTCGCCTCGGCCGTCGCCCGCATACGTGAACGCCACCCGGGCCTGACGGTGACGTCCCGGGCCGTCGCGGGCAGCCCCGTGCGGGCGCTCGCGCAGGAAAGCGAGGGCGCGGCCCTCACGGTCGTGGGCACTCGCGATCACAACGGCCTCAGCGGCCTCATGGCCGGTTCCGTGAGCATGCGGCTGGCCGCACGGGTGCGGGGCCCGCTGCTCGTCGTACGCGGTGACCACCCGTGCGACGGCGAGCGGGAGGTGCTGCTGGGCCTGGCGGACGACTCCGACGCCGAGGCCGCCGCGTACGCCTTCGACGAGGCGGAGCGACGCGCCGTCCGGCTGCGCGTCGTGCACGCCCGCATCCACCGGCACATCACACCCGAGCTGCCCTCGCCGATCCCCGCCACCAGCCCCGGGCAACGGCGCCGCGAGCGCGAGGACCGGGCCGAGGAAGCCGTACCCCGCTTCAGCCTGGCCCGGCTGGAGGAGCAGCACCCCGGCGTGGGTGTGGAGGCCCGCACGGTGCGCACCGGACCGGCGCATGCCTTGCTGGCGGCCACGGGCGACTCGGCCGTCGTCGTCATCGGCGTCCACCGCCGTGCCGGTCACCTCGGTCCCCGGCTCGGCCCGGTGGCCCACACCCTGCTGCACCGATCGCACTGCCCGGTGGTGCTGGTGCCGACGACCTGA